A genome region from Sphingobium sp. CR2-8 includes the following:
- the tolQ gene encoding protein TolQ, producing the protein MTLNLPAGAITDAATISPLALFLQADIVVKGVMLGLLLASIWTWAIIISFSVSLRKASKESRKFEADFWKAEDIDRFYESRGKADFPAAKVMAAGVTEWRRSTAQKVIDRDGTRDRLGTSMSSTIASEVDRLSDRLNILATVASSAPFIGLFGTVWGIMRAFTSIAAEQNSSLAVVAPGIAEALFATAIGLFAAIPALIAYNRFSHGINRLEAGLTRFADSFYATLSRELEAQR; encoded by the coding sequence ATGACGCTCAACCTGCCTGCCGGCGCCATTACCGACGCCGCGACCATTTCCCCGCTCGCCCTTTTCCTTCAAGCCGACATCGTCGTGAAGGGCGTGATGCTGGGCTTGCTGCTCGCCAGCATCTGGACCTGGGCCATCATCATTAGCTTCTCCGTGTCGCTGCGCAAGGCGAGCAAGGAAAGCCGCAAGTTCGAGGCCGATTTCTGGAAGGCCGAGGATATCGACCGCTTCTATGAATCGCGGGGCAAGGCGGATTTCCCGGCGGCCAAGGTGATGGCGGCAGGCGTCACCGAATGGCGGCGGTCGACTGCGCAGAAGGTGATCGACCGCGACGGCACCCGCGACCGGCTGGGGACGTCGATGTCGAGCACGATCGCGTCGGAAGTTGATCGGCTCTCGGACCGGCTGAACATCCTGGCGACGGTGGCGTCGTCCGCGCCCTTCATCGGGCTGTTCGGCACGGTGTGGGGCATCATGCGCGCCTTCACCTCGATCGCTGCTGAACAGAACAGCTCGCTCGCGGTCGTGGCGCCCGGCATTGCCGAGGCGCTGTTCGCCACTGCCATCGGCCTGTTCGCGGCGATCCCGGCGCTGATCGCCTACAACCGGTTCAGCCATGGCATCAACCGGCTGGAAGCGGGGCTGACCCGTTTTGCCGACAGCTTCTATGCGACGCTGAGCCGCGAGCTGGAGGCTCAACGATGA
- a CDS encoding ExbD/TolR family protein produces the protein MAMSGPPSSRRGRGRAPMADINVTPLVDVMLVLLIIFMVTAPLLVTGVPVNLPETRAKGLDADAKPTIVSIDRDGGLFIDDAQISDADLPDRLSEIAAAHAGQPEPPQIFLRADTALDYGRVMRVMGELNRAGLNKVSLVSTGSDSGSASDGSE, from the coding sequence ATGGCGATGTCCGGTCCTCCCTCATCCCGGCGCGGACGCGGGCGTGCGCCGATGGCCGACATCAACGTCACGCCGCTGGTCGACGTCATGCTGGTATTGCTGATCATCTTCATGGTCACCGCCCCGCTGCTGGTGACGGGCGTTCCCGTCAATCTGCCCGAAACCCGCGCCAAGGGGCTGGATGCGGACGCCAAGCCGACCATCGTGTCGATCGATCGCGACGGCGGCCTGTTCATCGACGACGCACAGATCAGCGACGCCGACCTGCCCGATCGCCTGAGCGAGATCGCCGCCGCCCATGCCGGCCAGCCTGAACCGCCGCAGATTTTCCTGCGCGCCGACACCGCGCTGGACTATGGCCGGGTGATGCGGGTGATGGGCGAACTGAATCGCGCAGGCCTGAACAAGGTCTCGCTGGTCAGCACCGGGTCGGATTCCGGGTCGGCCAGCGACGGTTCAGAATAG
- the tolA gene encoding cell envelope integrity protein TolA — translation MERAEKIGLGVATAGHVLLFGLLSAGFLATPNPLKLKSPPMDVTLVDEVALQSTAPQVSTQPPPPSVAPEEGPTEDAKPAPEPEPAPEPTPAPPPPRAEPKPVPKPKPTPPKEVAKEAPAKPKPTPPKKEVAKAAPKPKPAPEKPTPKPTPEKPKATAAAPSKSDAKAKSDAKAKADAKAKADAKAKSDAKAKSDAKAKADAARASGQGKAEKPKGSLLGKDFLKGIDTRDDAPRKPAPPPAAAMGPAQKTALDAELRRQLKPHWRPPSGADADQLITLLEVRLDRNGAVIGTPEVIDQQGVTASNRPQAKLHAERAIQAVKLASPFRNMPPEFYDQWKWLRPLRFDARLNR, via the coding sequence ATGGAGCGCGCGGAAAAGATCGGCCTTGGCGTCGCGACGGCGGGACATGTCCTGCTGTTCGGATTGCTGTCGGCTGGATTCCTGGCCACCCCTAACCCGTTGAAGCTGAAGTCGCCGCCGATGGACGTGACCCTGGTGGACGAGGTCGCGCTGCAATCGACCGCGCCGCAGGTGTCGACCCAGCCCCCGCCGCCCAGCGTCGCGCCGGAGGAAGGCCCGACGGAGGATGCGAAGCCCGCGCCGGAGCCGGAACCCGCACCAGAACCCACGCCTGCGCCGCCACCGCCCAGGGCCGAGCCGAAACCCGTACCCAAACCCAAGCCGACGCCACCCAAGGAGGTCGCGAAGGAAGCCCCGGCCAAACCCAAGCCGACGCCGCCGAAGAAAGAGGTGGCCAAGGCCGCGCCAAAGCCAAAACCCGCGCCGGAAAAACCCACGCCCAAGCCGACGCCTGAAAAGCCAAAGGCAACGGCGGCTGCGCCGTCCAAGAGCGACGCCAAGGCCAAGAGTGACGCGAAAGCGAAGGCTGATGCGAAAGCAAAGGCCGACGCTAAGGCGAAAAGCGACGCCAAGGCCAAGAGCGATGCGAAAGCCAAGGCCGATGCCGCGCGCGCTTCGGGTCAGGGCAAGGCGGAAAAGCCCAAGGGTTCGCTGCTGGGGAAGGATTTCCTCAAGGGCATCGATACCCGTGACGATGCGCCGCGCAAACCCGCGCCGCCGCCCGCCGCCGCCATGGGACCGGCGCAGAAGACGGCGCTGGACGCCGAATTGCGGCGTCAGCTCAAGCCCCATTGGCGGCCGCCATCCGGCGCGGACGCCGATCAGTTGATTACCCTGCTGGAGGTGCGGCTCGACCGCAACGGGGCCGTCATCGGCACGCCCGAAGTGATCGACCAGCAGGGCGTCACCGCCAGCAACCGTCCGCAGGCGAAGCTCCATGCCGAACGGGCGATCCAGGCGGTGAAGCTGGCGTCCCCCTTCCGCAACATGCCGCCCGAATTTTACGACCAATGGAAATGGCTCCGGCCACTCCGCTTTGACGCGAGGCTGAACCGATGA
- a CDS encoding IclR family transcriptional regulator: MQDGNDRQKDGQETVKGTQTLMRALDIMDEVIDGPIRAADLARKLGMSKTTAHRLVQALKSRNYLSVTRDGFALGPKLLQLGVLATEQIDYVRVARPFMELLSDRTGFCVFVGKREGDWSRHLDRVTGTQRLRVATAPGDRRPVAETGLGKALLLDEDEAGWERLYVEAKDGKVTPAQIEAFVAEMRGHKARGEVLHDSELGDGVRSIAVPVRDAKGQICIAISIASAAHYLTDDLRPGLAEQVMRSAELISSAVGYSGPR, encoded by the coding sequence ATGCAGGACGGCAACGACAGGCAGAAGGACGGACAGGAAACGGTGAAGGGCACGCAGACGCTGATGCGCGCGCTCGACATCATGGACGAGGTGATCGACGGGCCGATCCGCGCCGCCGACCTGGCGCGTAAACTGGGCATGAGCAAGACGACGGCCCATCGACTGGTGCAGGCGCTCAAATCGCGCAATTATCTGTCGGTGACGCGGGACGGCTTCGCGCTGGGGCCCAAGCTGCTGCAACTGGGCGTGCTGGCGACCGAGCAGATCGACTATGTGCGGGTGGCGCGCCCGTTCATGGAACTGTTGTCGGACCGTACCGGGTTCTGCGTGTTCGTGGGCAAGCGCGAAGGCGACTGGTCGCGCCATCTGGACCGGGTGACCGGCACCCAGCGGCTGCGCGTCGCGACGGCGCCGGGCGATCGTCGTCCGGTGGCCGAAACGGGCCTGGGCAAGGCGCTGCTGCTGGACGAGGATGAGGCGGGCTGGGAACGGCTTTATGTCGAGGCGAAGGACGGCAAGGTCACGCCTGCGCAGATTGAGGCCTTCGTCGCGGAAATGCGCGGCCACAAGGCGCGCGGCGAGGTGCTGCACGATAGCGAGTTGGGCGATGGCGTCCGGTCGATCGCGGTGCCGGTCCGCGACGCCAAGGGGCAGATCTGCATCGCCATATCGATCGCCAGCGCCGCCCATTATCTGACCGACGACTTGCGGCCAGGGCTGGCCGAGCAGGTCATGCGATCGGCCGAACTGATCAGCAGCGCGGTCGGCTATAGCGGACCGCGTTGA
- a CDS encoding TonB-dependent receptor, with translation MRIRSAFARRSSALAIAATLLVALPAAAQEQPAADQPAADAGAADIVVTGFRASLNSALGMKRSEAAAIDSIVAEDIGKFPDSNLAESMQRVPGIALARGDGGEGRNISVRGLGAGFTRVRINGMEGTAQTGSSDIYGAGNNGRSFDFNVFPTEIFSALSVRKTTSADIEEGSLGATVDLSAPKPMEQKEDFVLAATMRGVYNELSKKVDPRASLLVSKKFGDSGFGILGSVAYQKRNLREVGYSAVDILSANTNGGFCSPLGAPINTAGQTAEQLASRGVTAANCSTGNPRTSNAAAYQTIQNLRRADLPGVAGSGAFLPRLPRYLNSEQKQERIGGSLTFQFNPDDDTDISLDLLYSRFEVTRRDNYIAAVSFARNASNLGQPMTSVREIEFDENGSLVHGVFDGVDVRSEGLVDHFVSTFKQANLNFKRQLNDSLEISGLVGFNQSVWDGKSRLQTFMDAIDTNGFSIDFRDGGSTPKLGFGVDVNNPASFSYAPTVNGTVRGGFSFQGKPSKNTTDNMTAETNLKWTVSDAFTIKAGAQYRRSDFLSTFLRPFNADTVVRNLPAGTSLASITTSITGVDKLWGNGAPASWAAIDPEKWASTFGFADVRYCGIECGAGRSRVVEEVSSGYVMTNFDLEDALGFAVRGDAGVRYVKTDMVGSGYINIASATSPTGLAGQYKAVRNSYDDWLPSANIVIEPVDNLLVRFSGAKVLSRPELGLLTPTVTINPTTRVGSISNPLLSPIRANTFDAAIEWYFRPGSLLSAAFFYKDIKSYIQNVNSQINFNELGLPDALLIGGTAVPTDPFTISQPFNTPGGKLKGIEINAQIPFTFLDGFFSNFGLLANYTHVTSKINYILNSVNGVPTVTTTADLVGLSPNTASATLYYEDDKFSIRTTGNFRDQFIRGIPASPGSDLQGNAKTFYMDASASYNVTDRLKLIVEATNLTDEQNRLYIDSQRQDTLFETRIGRTFTFGVTYRM, from the coding sequence ATGCGTATCCGTTCCGCTTTTGCCCGCCGCAGCTCGGCGCTGGCGATCGCCGCCACGCTGCTGGTCGCCTTACCCGCGGCCGCGCAGGAACAGCCCGCCGCCGATCAGCCTGCCGCCGATGCCGGCGCCGCCGACATCGTCGTCACCGGCTTCCGCGCCTCGCTCAACAGCGCGCTGGGCATGAAACGGTCCGAAGCCGCAGCGATCGATTCGATCGTCGCCGAAGATATCGGCAAGTTCCCCGACTCCAACCTCGCCGAATCGATGCAGCGCGTACCGGGCATTGCGCTCGCCCGTGGCGACGGCGGCGAAGGCCGCAACATCTCGGTCCGTGGTCTGGGCGCCGGCTTCACCCGCGTCCGCATCAACGGGATGGAAGGCACGGCGCAGACCGGTTCGTCCGACATCTATGGCGCGGGCAACAATGGCCGCAGCTTCGACTTCAACGTCTTCCCGACCGAAATCTTTTCCGCCCTGTCGGTGCGCAAGACGACCTCCGCCGATATCGAAGAAGGGTCGCTCGGCGCCACGGTCGATCTGAGCGCGCCCAAGCCGATGGAGCAGAAGGAGGATTTCGTCCTCGCGGCCACCATGCGCGGCGTTTACAACGAACTGTCGAAGAAGGTCGATCCGCGCGCGTCCCTGCTCGTGTCCAAGAAGTTCGGCGACAGCGGCTTCGGCATCCTGGGGTCGGTCGCCTATCAGAAGCGCAACCTGCGTGAAGTGGGCTATTCGGCGGTCGATATCCTGTCGGCCAACACCAATGGCGGCTTCTGTTCGCCGCTGGGCGCGCCGATCAACACGGCGGGCCAGACGGCTGAGCAGCTCGCGTCGCGCGGTGTCACTGCGGCCAATTGCAGCACCGGCAATCCGCGCACCAGCAATGCGGCCGCCTATCAGACGATCCAGAATCTGCGCCGTGCCGACCTGCCTGGCGTCGCGGGCAGCGGCGCGTTCCTGCCTCGCCTGCCGCGCTATCTGAACAGCGAACAGAAGCAGGAACGGATCGGTGGATCGCTGACCTTCCAGTTCAACCCCGACGACGACACCGACATCTCGCTCGACCTACTCTATTCACGCTTCGAAGTGACGCGCCGCGACAATTACATCGCCGCCGTGTCCTTCGCCCGTAACGCGTCGAATCTGGGCCAGCCGATGACGTCGGTGCGCGAAATCGAATTCGACGAGAATGGCTCGCTGGTCCATGGCGTGTTCGACGGCGTCGACGTGCGGTCCGAAGGGTTGGTCGATCACTTCGTCTCGACCTTCAAGCAGGCGAACCTCAACTTCAAGCGCCAGCTCAACGACAGCCTGGAAATCAGCGGCCTCGTTGGCTTCAACCAGTCGGTTTGGGACGGCAAGAGCCGTCTCCAGACCTTCATGGACGCGATCGACACCAACGGCTTCTCGATCGACTTCCGCGACGGCGGCTCCACGCCCAAGCTGGGCTTCGGCGTCGATGTCAACAATCCTGCCAGCTTCAGCTATGCCCCGACCGTCAACGGCACGGTGCGCGGCGGCTTCAGCTTCCAGGGCAAGCCGTCGAAGAACACGACCGACAATATGACCGCCGAAACCAACCTGAAATGGACGGTCAGCGACGCTTTCACCATCAAGGCGGGCGCGCAATATCGGCGTAGCGACTTTCTCTCCACCTTCCTGCGTCCCTTCAATGCCGACACGGTCGTCCGCAATCTGCCGGCCGGGACCAGCCTTGCCAGCATCACCACCAGCATCACCGGCGTGGACAAGCTGTGGGGCAATGGCGCACCGGCCAGCTGGGCCGCGATCGATCCCGAGAAATGGGCGAGCACCTTCGGTTTCGCAGACGTGCGCTATTGCGGCATCGAATGTGGCGCCGGGCGCAGCCGCGTCGTGGAGGAAGTCTCCAGCGGTTATGTGATGACCAATTTCGACCTGGAAGACGCGCTCGGCTTTGCCGTTCGCGGCGATGCGGGTGTCCGCTACGTCAAGACCGATATGGTGGGGTCGGGCTATATCAATATCGCCAGTGCCACCTCGCCTACGGGCCTTGCGGGTCAGTATAAGGCCGTCCGCAACAGCTATGATGACTGGCTGCCTTCCGCCAACATCGTGATCGAACCGGTCGATAATCTGCTGGTCCGCTTCTCCGGCGCAAAGGTGCTGTCGCGGCCTGAACTGGGTCTGTTGACGCCGACCGTCACGATCAATCCCACGACCCGCGTCGGCAGCATCAGCAATCCGCTTCTCAGCCCGATCCGCGCCAATACGTTCGACGCCGCCATCGAATGGTATTTCCGCCCCGGCTCGCTGCTGTCCGCCGCCTTCTTCTACAAGGATATCAAAAGCTATATCCAAAATGTGAACAGCCAGATCAACTTCAACGAACTGGGTCTGCCCGACGCCCTGTTGATCGGCGGCACGGCCGTTCCGACCGATCCGTTCACCATCTCGCAGCCTTTCAACACGCCGGGCGGCAAGCTCAAGGGCATCGAAATCAACGCCCAGATCCCCTTCACCTTCCTCGACGGGTTTTTCAGCAATTTCGGTCTGCTGGCCAACTACACCCATGTCACGTCGAAGATTAACTACATCCTCAACAGCGTGAACGGCGTGCCGACCGTGACCACCACGGCCGATCTGGTCGGCCTGTCACCCAATACCGCGTCGGCGACGCTCTATTATGAGGATGACAAGTTCAGCATCCGCACCACCGGCAACTTCCGCGACCAGTTCATCCGCGGCATCCCGGCTTCGCCGGGCAGCGATCTGCAGGGTAATGCCAAGACCTTCTACATGGATGCGTCGGCCAGCTATAATGTCACCGATCGCCTGAAGCTGATCGTGGAGGCCACCAACCTGACCGATGAGCAGAACCGTCTCTACATCGACAGCCAGCGCCAGGACACGCTGTTCGAAACCCGTATCGGCCGCACCTTCACCTTCGGCGTGACCTACCGGATGTAA
- a CDS encoding rhamnogalacturonan acetylesterase: MTLPAALALMLNAASPAMAQTFDMRAGSAERQRSYETGGPGMEPGADPQGFLFSVALPQGDYRVTLRLGDDGRPGDTTVKAEARRLMLNHVVTRRGETTERSFLVNIRSPALTPPPPNAPGGDAVRIDARDAAEFTWDEKLTLEFLGKPTVRSVRIEPVRAPTIFLAGDSTVTDQYAEPAASWGQMLPAMLDGKIVVANHAKSGATLKSFLTDLRFDKLLSGMKKGDWLFIQFGHNDQKAEWPQTYADAQTSYPAWLRAYIAEARRRGAQPVLVTSPERRNFDARRRIVDTLGAYPAAVRAVAAQEQVPLIDLNADSRAIYEALGPEGAPGLFNDGGRDKTHHNNAGAWLLARAVAERIRTRIPALAPHVTMPAFDPARPPAPDSVAIVPSLIRSDQRPAGS, from the coding sequence ATGACGCTGCCCGCCGCCCTTGCCCTGATGCTGAACGCGGCGTCGCCTGCGATGGCACAGACGTTCGACATGCGCGCCGGATCGGCGGAACGGCAGCGCTCTTACGAAACGGGCGGTCCCGGCATGGAGCCGGGCGCTGATCCGCAGGGCTTCCTCTTTTCGGTGGCGTTGCCGCAAGGGGACTATCGCGTCACGCTGCGCCTGGGCGATGATGGCCGACCGGGCGACACCACCGTAAAGGCCGAAGCGCGGCGGTTGATGCTGAACCATGTCGTCACGCGTCGAGGCGAAACGACCGAACGCAGTTTCCTGGTTAATATCCGCTCCCCGGCGCTGACGCCGCCGCCGCCCAATGCGCCGGGCGGCGACGCCGTGCGGATCGATGCGCGCGATGCGGCGGAGTTCACCTGGGACGAGAAGCTGACGCTGGAGTTTCTGGGTAAGCCGACGGTCCGGTCGGTCCGCATCGAACCCGTCCGTGCGCCCACGATATTCCTGGCTGGCGATTCGACGGTGACCGATCAATATGCCGAACCGGCCGCCAGCTGGGGGCAGATGCTGCCTGCGATGCTGGACGGCAAGATCGTGGTCGCCAATCATGCCAAGTCGGGCGCCACGCTCAAATCCTTCTTGACCGACCTGCGCTTTGACAAGCTGCTGTCGGGGATGAAGAAGGGCGACTGGCTGTTCATCCAGTTCGGCCATAACGACCAGAAGGCGGAATGGCCGCAAACATACGCCGATGCGCAGACGAGCTATCCGGCCTGGCTGCGCGCCTATATCGCCGAAGCGCGGCGGCGCGGGGCGCAGCCGGTGCTGGTGACGTCGCCTGAGCGGCGCAATTTCGATGCGCGGCGTAGAATCGTGGACACGCTGGGGGCCTATCCGGCGGCGGTGCGCGCCGTGGCGGCGCAGGAGCAGGTGCCGCTGATCGACCTCAACGCCGACAGCCGGGCTATCTACGAAGCGCTGGGACCGGAGGGCGCGCCAGGGCTGTTCAACGATGGCGGCCGGGACAAGACCCATCACAACAACGCTGGCGCATGGCTGCTGGCGCGCGCGGTGGCGGAACGGATACGGACGCGAATCCCCGCGCTGGCGCCGCATGTGACGATGCCCGCCTTCGACCCGGCCCGGCCGCCAGCGCCCGACAGCGTCGCCATCGTCCCTAGCCTGATCCGCAGCGATCAGCGGCCGGCTGGCAGTTGA